The following are from one region of the Mytilus trossulus isolate FHL-02 unplaced genomic scaffold, PNRI_Mtr1.1.1.hap1 h1tg000234l__unscaffolded, whole genome shotgun sequence genome:
- the LOC134701285 gene encoding cyclin-dependent kinase 10-like, protein MASSFSSNTSSEDTPRFMSILSGELMDLPVDSRHGKCRSVSDFEKLSRVGEGTYGIVYRARDRRTNYIVALKKMRMEKEKNGIPISGLREINILLNLRHTNIVEMSEVVVGRSLESIFLVMEYCEQDLASLLDNMSAPFTEAQVKCIMIQLLKALRYLHENFILHRDLKVSNLLMTDKGCVKIADFGLARKYAFPEQPMTPRVVTLWYRAPELLLGSKTQTTALDMWSAGCIFGELLAHKPLIPGRSEIHQLEMTIELFGTPSEAIWPGFNDLPGMKDITLKKQPYNNVRHTFPWLTDAGIRLLNYLFMYDPEKRASAEDALDSSYFKEQPYPCEPEFMPSFPHHRLKRKEETREK, encoded by the coding sequence ATGGCATCAAGTTTCAGTTCAAATACTTCATCAGAAGACACCCCTAGGTTTATGTCAATTTTATCTGGAGAATTGATGGACCTTCCCGTCGATTCAAGACATGGTAAATGTCGTAGTGTAAGTGACTTTGAAAAACTGAGCCGAGTGGGAGAGGGGACATATGGAATAGTATACAGAGCTAGAGATAGGAGAACAAATTACATCGttgcattgaaaaaaatgagaatggagAAAGAAAAGAATGGAATTCCAATTAGCGGCCTTAGGGAAATTAACATTTTGCTTAATCTTCGACatacaaatattgttgaaatGTCTGAAGTTGTTGTAGGAAGGAGTCTTGAAAGTATTTTTCTAGTAATGGAATACTGTGAGCAAGATCTTGCTTCTTTATTGGACAATATGTCTGCCCCTTTCACAGAGGCTCAGGTCAAATGTATTATGATTCAGTTATTAAAAGCACTGAGGTATTTGCATGAAAATTTCATCCTTCACCGAGATCTAAAAGTATCAAATTTACTTATGACAGATAAAGGCTGTGTTAAAATAGCAGACTTTGGATTGGCCAGGAAGTATGCTTTCCCAGAACAACCAATGACACCAAGAGTAGTAACTCTTTGGTACAGGGCACCAGAACTACTATTGGGATCTAAGACGCAGACAACAGCCTTAGATATGTGGTCTGCAGGATGTATATTTGGTGAGTTGTTAGCTCATAAGCCCCTTATACCAGGTCGTTCTGAAATCCATCAATTAGAAATGACCATAGAACTGTTTGGTACCCCTAGTGAAGCAATCTGGCCAGGATTCAACGATTTACCAGGAATGAAAGATATCACTTTGAAGAAACAACCATACAACAATGTCCGTCATACTTTCCCATGGTTGACCGATGCTGGAATCAGACTTTTAAACTATTTGTTCATGTATGACCCAGAAAAGCGAGCTTCGGCCGAGGATGCTTTAGATAGCTCGTATTTCAAAGAACAACCTTATCCATGTGAACCAGAGTTTATGCCATCGTTTCCTCATCATAGGTTAAAACGAAAAGAAGAGACAAGAGAAAAATGA